ACGTCGAGAAGCTGAAGTCGGGTGACATCTACCAGGTGGCCGAGGTCGTGCGGAACCTGTCCATCCGCGAGAAGGACAAGGGCCTTTCCGCGGGCGAGAAGCGCATGCTGACCAAGGCCCGCCAGATACTGGTGTCCGAGCTGACCTTCGCCCTCTCGGTCGACGAGGCCGAGGCCGAGAAGAAGCTCGACGAGGCACTGCCGTAGGACCCGTCTGGGCGGTGGTGGTCGCGGCCGGCTCCGGTAGCCGGTTCGGCGCCCGCAAGCAGTACGAGCTGCTCGACGGCCGGCGCGTGGTCGACTGGTCGGTGGCCGCGGCGCGAGCGGTGGCCCACGGCGTGGTGCTGGTCGTACCGGCCGACAGGTCGACCGAGGCCGAGCCCTCGGTCGACGCCGTCGTGGCCGGGGGTGCGACGCGCTCGGAGTCGGTGCGGGCCGGACTGGCCGTGGTGCCCGCCGAAGCCGAGGTCGTGGTGGTCCACGACGCCGCCCGTCCCTGGGCTACACCCGAACTGTTCAGGGCCGTGGTCGCCGCCTTGGCGGGTGCCGACGGGGCCGTGCCGGGGGTGCCGGTTACCGACACGGTCAAGCGGGTCAGCGGCAGCCTGGTCACCTCCACCTTGGAACGGTCCGAGCTCGTGGCCGTGCAGACCCCCCAGGCCTTCCGGGCGGCCGCCCTGCGCCGGGCCCACGCCCAGGGGGCCGACGCCACCGACGACGCCGCCCTGGTCGAGGCGGACGGCGGGGTGGTGGTGATCGTCCCCGGCGAGGCGGGCAACCGAAAGGTCACCAACGCGTCCGACCTGGGGCCAGGACGGCCGTGAGCCGCCACCGGGTCGGCATGGGCTTCGACGTCCATCCCTTCGCGCTCGCCGGGGCCGGGCGGATGCTCGTGCTCGGGGGCGTGGAGTTCCCCGAGGGCCGGCCCCTCTCGGGCCACAGCGACGCCGACGTCGTGGCTCACGCGGTGGCCGACGCCCTGCTGGGGGCGGCCGGGCTGGGCGACCTGGGCCGGCACTTCCCCGACACCGACCCCGAATGGGCGGGGGCCGACAGCATGGGCTTGCTCGGAAGAGCGGTGGTCCTCGTCGGCCAGGCCGGCTGGGAACCGGTCAACGTCGACTGCAAGGTCGTGCTCGAGAACCCCCGGCTGGCCCCGCGCCGTGAGGAGATGGAGGAGCGGCTCTCGGCCGCCGTCGGCGCCCCGGTCACCGTCGGGGGAAAGCGGGCCGAGGGCCTGGGTGCGCTGGGCCGGGCTGAGGGCATCGCCTGCTGGGCCGTCGCCCTGCTGGAGCAGCGAGACGGCGAAGCCGGCGAGAGTGGCTGACGGCGGCCGCCCACCCCGCCGGAAAGGCAGCCAGGACCGCCAGGGCGGCCAGGGCCGCCCGCCGGCCGGGGGCCGGGGAACGGGCCGGGCCAGGCCTCCCGCGCCCCCGTCGACCCGTGGTGGCAGCAACCGGGGCGCCCGGGGAGGGCGGGCCGGGGAGAGCGAGGGGAGCGGGGGTCGACGCTTCGGTTCGGGCCGCGGGACCAGAGGGGGACCGCCCACGGGCCGGGCCCGGTCCCGGTCCGAGGAGAAGGGCCTGGGCGGCGAGCAGGTCGAGGGCCGCCAGGCGGTGGCCGAGCTGCTGGCCGCTGGTCGGCGGCGGGTGCGCGAGGTATGGCTGGCCGAGGACCTCAGTCCCGCGCCGGTGATCGACGAGATCGTGGGGCTGGCCGAGCAGAAGCGAACGGCCGTGCGGTGGGTGCCCCGGGGACGCATTGACGCCGCCGCCCGTACCGAGGCCCCCCAGGGGGTGCTGGCCCGGGCCGAGCCCCTGGCCGAGGTCGACTTCGAGGACCTGTGCCGCTCGGGCCCTGGCGGTGAGCCCCCCTTCCTGCTCGCCCTCGACGGGGTCACCGACCCCCAGAACCTGGGGGCCCTGCTGCGTACGGCCGAAGCCGCAGGTGTCACCGGGGTGGTCCTGGGCCGCCACCGGGCCGTCCACGTGACCCCGGCCGTAACCAAGGCAGCCGCCGGCGCCGTGGAGCACCTGCCTATGGCCGTGGTGGGCGGCATCCCCGCGGCCGTGGCCCGCGCCCGGGAGCTCGGGCTGTGGACGGTCGGTCTGGTGGCCGACGGAGGCGAGGACCTCTTCTCGACCAGCTTGGGCGACGGTCCGGTCATGGCCGTGCTGGGGGCCGAGGGCCCGGGGTTGTCCCGGCTCGTCCGCCAGCGGTGCGACGTGCTCGTGTCGATCCCGCTCCGGGGCCGGCTGGCCTCGCTCAACGTCGCCGCGGCGGGCGCCGTGAGCCTGTTCGAGCTCGCCCGCCAGCGGGGCCCGGCCCGTTCCTGACCGATTTCTGCGCGAACCGACGGCGCGGCCATTGACACGCGGAGTGACGGTATGTAGAACAGTCAGGTCGCCTCTAGGCAGAAATCACATACCGACCCGCCGCAGCCTCCGCCGCACCATCGAGGAGCACCCTGAATGCCGGAAACCCACCTGGAGCACCCTCGGTACGCCGTCTCCGACGACGAGCTGGTCGAGCTGTTCCACCAAGGCGAGGTCCAGGCCCTCAACCAGCTCTTGGAGCGCTACCGCCGGTTCGCCCGGGCCAAGGCCCGCTGCTACTTCCTCGTGGGGGCCGACTTCGACGACATCGAGCAGGAAGGCATGATCGGGCTCTTCAAGGCCGTCCGTGACTTCCGGCCCGACCGCCAGGCGTCGTTCCGGGCCTTCGCCGAGCTGTGCATCACCCGCCAGATCATCACGGCCATCAAGACGGCCACCCGCCAGAAGCACCAGCCGCTCAACCGTTACGTGTCGCTGTCGGGCCTGCGGGTCATCGACGACCCGGCCGAGTGGTGGGTGGAGGAGCTGCTCGACGACCACCACGTGCCCGACCCGGCCGACGAAGTGGTCTCGGGCGAAGGCATGGCGGCTATGGAGGCGATGATGGCGGCCATGCTGTCGAACCTCGAGGTGGACGTGCTACGGCTCTACCTCGAAGGACGTTCTTACCAGGAGATCGGCGTTCTGCTGGGCCGGCATGTGAAGTCGATCGACAACGCCCTCCAGCGCATCAAGCGCAAGTTGGAGGCCCATCTCAGCTCTCGCGACTCCGACCAGCTCGAAGTCGTGGCGGTGGCCTGACCAGGAAGTTCCCGGGCCCAGCGGCGAGCCGGTGGTCGGATTCGAACCGACGACCTGACGATTACAAGTCGCCTGCGCTACCAGACTGCGCCACACCGGCGAGCGGGCGACGGCCCGTGCTGTGTGACAGGCTAGCCGGGGGATGCTTGAACTCAGAGCTCAGGGGGAGCAACCTGCCCCTAATGGGACTCAGCGATTGTGAGCGCGCCATCCTCGATTTCGAGCGATCGTGGTGGATGGCACCGGGCTCCAAGACGGCGGCCATCCGTGCCGATCTCGGGCTCTCGCCGACCCGCTACTACAAGGTCCTCAACTCCCTCATGACATCGCCTGACGCTTATTCCTACGACCCCCTGCTGGTCCGGCGGCTCCGCCGGGTGCAGGCCGAGCGCCGGCGGGCACGCGTCGTGGGCCGCCCGGCGATGTACCCGCCGGGACGCTGAGGTCAGGGCGGGTGGGCGCCGAGCGACCAGGGGGCGCGGCAGCAACCGGTGCGGGTGGCCGCGGCGTGTTCCTCCTCGGTATCGCCCTGCTGCTGGGGATCGTCCTGCTCCAGAACTTCGACAGCGGCAACCCGCCGTTCGCCGAGCAGGTGCGCACGGGCCAGACGACGTCCACCACCATCGAGGAAGAGCCTGCCGACCCCGTCGGGCCCACGCCGACCACCCGCCCGGTGCGGCCCCCCGCTGATGTCAGGGTGCTGGCGGCCAACGGCACCACCACCTCGGGCCTGGCCGGGCGCACGACCGACATCCTGGGCCAGCAGGGCTACAACGCCCTGGCCCCGCTCGACGCCACCCGGGTGGTGGAGGCGTCCCAGGTGCAGTACAAAGCCGATTTCGAGGCCGAAGCCCGGGCGCTCGCCCAGTTCCTGGTCCTACCCAACAGCTCGCTGCGGGTCATGGAGGACACCCCTCCTGTCCCCGAGACCCGCGACGCCGACATCATCGTGGTGATCGGGGCCGACCTGCGCCTGCCCGATGCCACCTCGGCCCCCACGAGCTCGAGCACCTCGACGACCGTTCGCTAGTGGCGGTGGCTCCTCGTGGGGGGTCGATCACGGCCCCCCTGACTGGCGACCCCTTGCGGGCCGGGGTCTTCTGCGACTTCGACGGCACCCTGG
This genomic interval from Actinomycetota bacterium contains the following:
- a CDS encoding 2-C-methyl-D-erythritol 4-phosphate cytidylyltransferase, giving the protein MVVAAGSGSRFGARKQYELLDGRRVVDWSVAAARAVAHGVVLVVPADRSTEAEPSVDAVVAGGATRSESVRAGLAVVPAEAEVVVVHDAARPWATPELFRAVVAALAGADGAVPGVPVTDTVKRVSGSLVTSTLERSELVAVQTPQAFRAAALRRAHAQGADATDDAALVEADGGVVVIVPGEAGNRKVTNASDLGPGRP
- the ispF gene encoding 2-C-methyl-D-erythritol 2,4-cyclodiphosphate synthase, which translates into the protein MSRHRVGMGFDVHPFALAGAGRMLVLGGVEFPEGRPLSGHSDADVVAHAVADALLGAAGLGDLGRHFPDTDPEWAGADSMGLLGRAVVLVGQAGWEPVNVDCKVVLENPRLAPRREEMEERLSAAVGAPVTVGGKRAEGLGALGRAEGIACWAVALLEQRDGEAGESG
- the rlmB gene encoding 23S rRNA (guanosine(2251)-2'-O)-methyltransferase RlmB, producing the protein MADGGRPPRRKGSQDRQGGQGRPPAGGRGTGRARPPAPPSTRGGSNRGARGGRAGESEGSGGRRFGSGRGTRGGPPTGRARSRSEEKGLGGEQVEGRQAVAELLAAGRRRVREVWLAEDLSPAPVIDEIVGLAEQKRTAVRWVPRGRIDAAARTEAPQGVLARAEPLAEVDFEDLCRSGPGGEPPFLLALDGVTDPQNLGALLRTAEAAGVTGVVLGRHRAVHVTPAVTKAAAGAVEHLPMAVVGGIPAAVARARELGLWTVGLVADGGEDLFSTSLGDGPVMAVLGAEGPGLSRLVRQRCDVLVSIPLRGRLASLNVAAAGAVSLFELARQRGPARS
- the sigH gene encoding RNA polymerase sporulation sigma factor SigH: MPETHLEHPRYAVSDDELVELFHQGEVQALNQLLERYRRFARAKARCYFLVGADFDDIEQEGMIGLFKAVRDFRPDRQASFRAFAELCITRQIITAIKTATRQKHQPLNRYVSLSGLRVIDDPAEWWVEELLDDHHVPDPADEVVSGEGMAAMEAMMAAMLSNLEVDVLRLYLEGRSYQEIGVLLGRHVKSIDNALQRIKRKLEAHLSSRDSDQLEVVAVA
- a CDS encoding DUF3263 domain-containing protein codes for the protein MGLSDCERAILDFERSWWMAPGSKTAAIRADLGLSPTRYYKVLNSLMTSPDAYSYDPLLVRRLRRVQAERRRARVVGRPAMYPPGR
- a CDS encoding LytR C-terminal domain-containing protein; amino-acid sequence: MFLLGIALLLGIVLLQNFDSGNPPFAEQVRTGQTTSTTIEEEPADPVGPTPTTRPVRPPADVRVLAANGTTTSGLAGRTTDILGQQGYNALAPLDATRVVEASQVQYKADFEAEARALAQFLVLPNSSLRVMEDTPPVPETRDADIIVVIGADLRLPDATSAPTSSSTSTTVR